A region of Cytophagia bacterium CHB2 DNA encodes the following proteins:
- a CDS encoding TIGR03663 family protein: protein MSKPLKPNIIRAILVLAIIALALALRLPELQQRPMHGDEAVHAIKFGALLEDGYYRYDSFEYHGPTLNYFTLLPAWLSGAHRLIQVNEWTLRLVPVFFGLVLVLLPLLLTDARGKAAALVAAALTAISPAMAYYSRYYIQEMLLVCFTAGVIVCGYRYAQSQRPGWAVTLGVFFGLMHATKETCILAWAAMAIALLAIWRGEAISHLKRLNRRHVLAAAIAAAAVSLLFFSSFFTHTRGILDSLLTYKTYLTRAGNNDLHIHPWHYYLHILAYFRLGNNPFWSEGLILGLAIVGGTAAFNKNWSSGANQALLRFLVCYTVIMTAAYSLIPYKTPWNMLSFLHGMILLAGAGAIAMFKMLSTRPARAIALIVLLGGGVHLAWQSYLANHRYDENPANPYVYAHPVNDVFKIVQRVEEIAQIHPDGRNMHVQVICPDNDYWPLPWYLRAFDNIGWWQEVDAATPAAQLVIAAPQFEPALLHKFYELPPPGQRYLYVPLFDGYTELRPQIELRGYVRKDLWDRLLEHEASSKNSSND from the coding sequence ATGTCGAAACCCCTCAAGCCGAATATCATACGCGCCATTCTGGTGCTGGCGATCATTGCTCTGGCTTTGGCTTTGCGCTTGCCAGAATTGCAGCAACGTCCCATGCACGGCGACGAGGCGGTGCATGCCATCAAATTCGGCGCATTGTTGGAAGATGGGTATTATCGTTACGACAGCTTCGAGTATCATGGCCCAACGTTGAATTACTTCACGCTGCTCCCGGCCTGGCTCAGCGGCGCTCACCGCCTCATCCAAGTGAATGAGTGGACGCTGCGCCTGGTGCCGGTTTTTTTTGGCCTTGTTCTTGTCTTGTTGCCGCTGCTGTTGACGGATGCGAGGGGGAAAGCCGCTGCGCTTGTCGCGGCAGCGTTGACGGCAATCTCACCGGCCATGGCTTATTATAGCCGCTACTATATTCAGGAGATGTTGTTGGTGTGCTTTACGGCTGGCGTCATTGTGTGCGGCTATCGTTATGCGCAAAGCCAGCGCCCCGGCTGGGCCGTTACTTTGGGCGTTTTTTTCGGATTGATGCATGCGACGAAAGAAACGTGCATCCTAGCGTGGGCCGCGATGGCCATTGCGTTGCTGGCCATCTGGCGCGGCGAAGCCATCTCACACTTAAAAAGGCTCAATCGCCGCCATGTTCTCGCCGCCGCCATCGCGGCTGCGGCAGTTTCGCTGCTGTTTTTCTCCTCGTTTTTCACGCATACGCGCGGCATATTGGATTCCCTCTTAACCTACAAAACCTATCTCACCCGCGCCGGCAACAACGATCTGCACATTCACCCCTGGCATTACTATCTACACATACTCGCCTATTTTCGTCTCGGCAATAATCCGTTTTGGAGTGAGGGATTGATTCTTGGCCTTGCGATAGTGGGCGGCACTGCCGCCTTTAATAAGAACTGGAGCAGCGGGGCAAATCAAGCACTGTTGCGTTTTCTCGTGTGCTACACGGTTATCATGACAGCAGCCTATTCTTTGATTCCCTACAAGACGCCGTGGAATATGCTTAGCTTTTTGCACGGCATGATTTTGTTGGCCGGCGCCGGCGCGATAGCCATGTTCAAAATGCTGTCCACAAGACCCGCGCGAGCGATTGCATTGATCGTGCTGCTCGGCGGCGGTGTGCATTTGGCCTGGCAATCCTATTTAGCCAACCATCGCTACGACGAGAATCCCGCCAATCCCTACGTCTATGCTCACCCGGTGAATGATGTCTTCAAGATCGTACAGCGCGTCGAAGAGATTGCGCAAATTCATCCTGACGGCCGTAACATGCACGTGCAGGTTATTTGTCCGGATAACGATTATTGGCCGTTGCCGTGGTATTTGCGCGCATTTGACAACATCGGGTGGTGGCAGGAAGTTGATGCCGCGACGCCGGCAGCGCAACTCGTCATTGCTGCGCCGCAATTCGAGCCTGCGTTGCTGCACAAATTCTATGAGTTGCCTCCGCCGGGGCAGCGTTATCTCTACGTTCCTTTGTTTGACGGCTATACGGAATTGCGCCCTCAAATCGAATTGCGTGGTTATGTGAGAAAAGATTTGTGGGATCGCTTGCTGGAACACGAAGCCTCATCGAAAAATTCAAGTAACGACTAG